The Halomonas sp. 7T genome contains a region encoding:
- a CDS encoding 3-oxoadipyl-CoA thiolase, with the protein MQDAYIYDGLRTPFGRHGGSLAAIRPDELLGLTLKALVARNPFAPESYEEVLAGCTNQAGEDSRNVARHGALLAGLPIEVAGQTVNRLCGSGLAAMMDAARAARLGEGELFLAGGVESMSRAPYVLGKADSPYARNQPMFDTVIGSRFPNPWIAKEYGSHSMPETADNIAHDLNIGREASDAFAARSQARYAKALANGFYEGEMFGVEVPQGRKQPPLLVDKDEHPRAESTEEKLAKLGALFEGGVVTAGNASGLNDGAAALIVGTRAAGERAGLAPRARIVASAVAGVAPRVMGLGPVPASQKALARAGLSLEQMDVIEINEAFAVQVLGCVQQLGLSADDPRLNANGGAIAIGHPLGASGARLALTALRQLEATSGRYALVTMCIGVGQGIATIIERLDNT; encoded by the coding sequence ATGCAAGACGCCTATATTTACGACGGATTACGCACCCCTTTTGGTCGCCATGGCGGCAGCCTAGCGGCCATTCGCCCAGATGAGCTGCTGGGCTTAACGTTAAAGGCGCTGGTGGCACGCAATCCGTTTGCACCAGAAAGTTATGAAGAGGTGCTGGCAGGCTGTACTAACCAAGCGGGAGAAGATTCCCGTAACGTGGCCCGTCACGGGGCGCTGCTGGCGGGCCTGCCCATTGAGGTCGCGGGCCAAACCGTCAACCGCCTGTGCGGCAGTGGCTTAGCCGCGATGATGGATGCCGCCCGTGCCGCTCGCTTAGGCGAAGGCGAGCTATTTTTGGCCGGCGGCGTGGAGTCTATGTCCCGCGCGCCCTACGTATTAGGCAAAGCTGACTCCCCTTACGCTCGCAATCAGCCGATGTTTGATACCGTGATTGGCTCACGCTTTCCGAACCCGTGGATTGCCAAGGAGTACGGTAGCCACAGCATGCCGGAAACCGCCGACAACATTGCCCACGACCTAAACATTGGCCGCGAAGCCAGCGACGCCTTTGCCGCCCGCTCACAGGCACGCTATGCCAAAGCGCTGGCAAACGGCTTCTATGAAGGCGAAATGTTTGGGGTAGAAGTGCCTCAAGGGCGCAAACAGCCGCCGCTGTTGGTAGATAAAGACGAGCACCCCCGCGCTGAAAGCACCGAGGAGAAACTGGCCAAACTCGGCGCGCTATTCGAAGGCGGTGTCGTGACCGCAGGCAACGCCTCTGGATTAAACGACGGTGCTGCCGCGCTGATTGTAGGTACGCGTGCAGCAGGTGAGCGCGCTGGACTTGCCCCCCGCGCGCGTATTGTCGCCAGCGCCGTGGCTGGCGTTGCCCCCCGCGTGATGGGCCTGGGCCCGGTACCCGCCTCGCAAAAAGCGCTGGCTCGGGCTGGTCTTTCGCTTGAACAGATGGACGTGATTGAAATCAACGAAGCCTTTGCCGTTCAGGTGTTGGGCTGCGTTCAACAGTTAGGACTATCAGCCGATGATCCACGCCTGAACGCTAACGGCGGCGCAATTGCCATCGGCCACCCGCTGGGTGCCTCTGGGGCGCGCTTGGCTCTCACTGCGCTGCGCCAGCTAGAAGCCACCAGTGGCCGCTATGCGCTGGTCACCATGTGCATTGGCGTTGGCCAAGGCATTGCGACCATTATTGAGCGCCTAGACAACACTTAA
- a CDS encoding MlaD family protein produces the protein METRAHHILIGLFTLLTGAGALLFALWMSYAAGERDYQPYRILFERSVSGLSVGSRVQYNGIEVGDVTGLQLNPNDPRQVIAAIRVYEDTPVKMDTRAKLAFANITGSMSVQLHGGTPESPRLVDQMSDEVPFIRADPSPIATLFDEGEEMIENINSILQNVNALFDDSNREQAGNILANIAQITDMIASQQAVLDENMALFGDVSRQATSTLASIDALSQEAAQLLRDDGKMVMASAASASDDVASAAQRIEQLVNDNAGAVERTLQGTRDIAPALSALRSALNSLDRITRQLEESPRDFLLGRDQVEEFRP, from the coding sequence ATGGAAACGCGTGCCCATCATATTTTGATTGGACTTTTCACTCTCCTTACGGGTGCGGGTGCCCTGCTATTTGCGCTATGGATGAGCTATGCAGCGGGTGAGCGGGATTATCAACCCTATCGCATTCTATTTGAGCGCAGTGTCAGCGGCCTCTCTGTGGGGAGCAGAGTCCAATATAACGGTATCGAAGTTGGCGATGTGACCGGCTTACAACTAAACCCTAACGATCCTCGTCAGGTCATTGCAGCGATACGTGTCTATGAAGATACCCCTGTTAAAATGGATACGCGGGCCAAACTCGCTTTTGCCAATATTACCGGCAGTATGTCGGTGCAACTGCATGGTGGCACCCCTGAAAGCCCCCGCTTAGTTGATCAGATGAGTGATGAGGTCCCTTTTATTCGCGCCGACCCCTCGCCCATCGCCACGCTATTTGACGAAGGCGAAGAGATGATTGAGAACATCAATTCGATTCTGCAAAACGTCAACGCACTTTTCGATGATAGCAATCGCGAACAGGCTGGCAATATCCTCGCGAATATTGCGCAAATCACCGACATGATCGCCTCACAGCAGGCGGTACTTGACGAAAATATGGCGCTGTTTGGCGATGTATCCCGCCAAGCCACCTCCACTCTGGCCAGCATTGACGCGCTTAGCCAGGAAGCGGCACAGTTACTGCGCGACGATGGCAAAATGGTCATGGCGAGCGCTGCTAGCGCCAGCGACGATGTCGCCAGTGCCGCACAGCGCATTGAGCAGCTGGTCAATGACAATGCCGGAGCCGTAGAGCGCACCTTGCAGGGGACACGGGATATCGCCCCCGCCCTGTCAGCGTTGCGCTCTGCGCTGAATTCACTGGATCGTATTACTCGCCAACTGGAAGAGAGCCCCCGAGACTTTCTCCTAGGTCGTGATCAGGTAGAGGAGTTCCGCCCATGA
- a CDS encoding electron transfer flavoprotein subunit beta/FixA family protein gives MKILVAVKRVIDYNVKIRVKADHSDVDLTNVKMAMNPFCEIAVEEAVRLKERGVATEVVAVTVGPKAAQEQLRTALALGADRAIHIETDERAESLAVAKLLAKVVDEEQPGLVILGKQAIDTDNNQTGQMLAALTNLPQGTFASEVAVDGDKVNVTREIDGGLQTVALTLPAIVTTDLRLNEPRYAKLPDIMKAKKKPLDVKTPADYGVEVASKVTLLKVESPAERKGGIKVASVDELIDKLKNEAKVL, from the coding sequence ATGAAAATCCTCGTCGCGGTGAAACGCGTCATCGACTACAACGTCAAAATCCGCGTCAAAGCGGATCATTCTGATGTGGATCTTACCAACGTCAAAATGGCCATGAACCCCTTCTGCGAAATTGCCGTGGAAGAAGCCGTGCGCCTGAAAGAGAGGGGCGTGGCCACGGAAGTTGTCGCCGTCACGGTAGGCCCCAAGGCCGCCCAAGAGCAGCTGCGCACCGCGCTGGCGCTGGGGGCCGACCGCGCCATCCATATTGAAACCGACGAGCGCGCTGAATCCCTAGCGGTCGCCAAACTGCTGGCCAAAGTGGTCGACGAAGAGCAGCCCGGCCTGGTGATTCTCGGTAAGCAAGCCATCGACACCGACAACAACCAGACCGGCCAGATGCTGGCAGCCCTCACCAACTTACCGCAGGGCACCTTTGCCTCAGAAGTCGCGGTAGACGGGGACAAGGTGAACGTCACTCGTGAAATCGACGGCGGCCTGCAAACCGTTGCCCTCACGCTGCCCGCGATCGTCACCACCGACCTGCGCCTGAACGAGCCGCGCTACGCCAAGCTCCCCGATATCATGAAGGCTAAGAAAAAGCCGCTGGATGTGAAAACGCCTGCCGACTACGGCGTGGAAGTGGCCTCCAAGGTCACGCTGCTCAAAGTAGAGTCCCCGGCGGAGCGCAAAGGCGGTATCAAAGTCGCCTCGGTGGACGAGCTGATCGACAAACTGAAAAACGAAGCCAAAGTGCTTTAA
- a CDS encoding IclR family transcriptional regulator → MEPTDAAADEPQSPEKDRNFVTALARGLELLRAFGTGEEYLGNAELSNRTHIPRPTVSRLTYTLTQLGYLQHNRHLEKYRLGPGVLALGYRFLANMGIREVARPHLQHFADATDCNVSLGGADRSDMVYLETCHGHGPLIIRLDVGSRLPIATSAIGRAWLCGLSGERRQQVMQELAAFHGSDWPRLHAGIEQGLRDYAEYGFCLSEQDWQRDISAVAMPLILEDGAEVMAINCGGSSLRLDHDRLVNNLGPRLKEVAAKIKQELAPKYRASR, encoded by the coding sequence ATGGAACCAACCGACGCCGCTGCTGATGAGCCGCAATCACCTGAAAAAGATCGCAACTTTGTCACCGCTCTCGCCCGTGGGTTAGAACTACTCCGTGCCTTTGGTACGGGTGAGGAGTACCTGGGTAATGCAGAGCTCTCTAATCGCACCCATATCCCGCGCCCCACGGTGTCCCGGCTCACCTATACGCTGACCCAATTAGGCTATTTACAGCACAACCGCCACTTAGAGAAATACCGTTTAGGGCCGGGAGTGCTAGCACTGGGTTACCGCTTTCTGGCTAACATGGGGATACGCGAGGTTGCACGCCCCCATTTACAGCACTTTGCTGATGCCACCGATTGCAATGTCAGCTTGGGCGGTGCCGATCGCAGCGACATGGTGTACCTGGAAACCTGCCACGGTCATGGCCCGCTGATTATTCGCCTGGATGTGGGTTCTCGCCTTCCCATCGCCACATCGGCGATTGGCCGCGCTTGGCTGTGCGGCCTATCCGGCGAGCGCCGTCAACAGGTAATGCAAGAGCTAGCCGCGTTTCATGGCAGCGACTGGCCACGCCTTCATGCTGGCATCGAGCAGGGCCTGCGCGACTATGCTGAGTACGGATTTTGCCTCTCTGAGCAGGATTGGCAGCGGGATATCAGCGCGGTAGCGATGCCGCTTATTTTAGAAGATGGCGCAGAAGTCATGGCCATCAACTGCGGGGGTTCCAGCCTACGCTTGGATCACGATCGCCTGGTCAATAATCTGGGACCACGCCTTAAAGAAGTAGCGGCAAAAATTAAGCAGGAATTAGCGCCTAAATATCGCGCATCGCGTTAA
- a CDS encoding class I adenylate-forming enzyme family protein encodes MALSVPYQAPDEKIFGRLASELLAELPERLSTRVMENAKRLADHPALVDGDVRWSYAELGQEIHAACEWLANLGVRPGDRIMMVSENCRALVVLLLAASEMDVWVAIVNSRLSAQEVDLIQGNCLPRRVFYTCEASQEAGLHAERHAADRYQHPQLGGLAISPLFENEPEPVHASGAEQVAAMIYTSGTTGTPKGVMLTHRGILYIASISGGMRHLSEGQRVYGVLPMSHVFGLSSVCMGSLYNGACLYTVPRFDAVQLLATLKEERITVLQGVPAMYARALEYLKREQRPLEAPALIYISAGGSPLDSDTKTRVEAVFGLTLHNGYGLTEASPTISQTRIDDRHASSTVGRVLPLLEYRLEPLGSSGSTESAGEEIGELWVRGPNIMKGYFRQPDATRATLTEDGWLNTGDIAKLDHDDQLYIVGRSKELIIRSGFNIYPPDVEAVINEHPAVTLTAVVGRQVAGNEEVVAFVQCEPDIEVDMAELKAFIAERLAPYKRPTQIVLMDALPSTASGKILKGRLRDLAQQESAV; translated from the coding sequence ATGGCTCTGTCGGTCCCTTATCAAGCGCCAGACGAGAAGATTTTCGGACGCCTGGCAAGCGAGCTGTTAGCAGAACTCCCCGAGCGCTTGAGCACCCGCGTGATGGAAAATGCGAAACGCTTAGCGGACCATCCGGCGTTGGTGGATGGAGACGTTCGCTGGAGCTACGCCGAGCTGGGGCAAGAGATTCATGCCGCCTGCGAGTGGTTAGCTAATCTTGGCGTACGGCCTGGCGATCGTATTATGATGGTCAGTGAAAACTGCCGTGCCCTGGTGGTGCTACTGTTGGCCGCCAGCGAAATGGACGTTTGGGTCGCGATTGTCAATTCGCGCCTTTCCGCCCAAGAAGTGGATTTAATCCAGGGCAACTGCCTGCCGCGCCGAGTGTTTTATACCTGCGAGGCCTCTCAAGAGGCAGGCCTGCACGCCGAGCGTCATGCGGCCGACCGCTACCAGCATCCGCAGCTCGGCGGCCTAGCGATTTCACCGCTGTTTGAGAACGAGCCAGAGCCTGTGCATGCCAGCGGTGCTGAGCAGGTGGCGGCCATGATCTACACCTCAGGCACCACTGGTACGCCGAAAGGCGTGATGCTGACCCATCGTGGCATTCTGTATATCGCCTCTATTTCTGGCGGCATGCGCCATTTGAGTGAAGGGCAGCGGGTGTATGGTGTGCTGCCCATGTCTCATGTGTTTGGCCTCTCATCGGTGTGTATGGGCTCGCTGTATAATGGTGCTTGCCTTTACACCGTGCCCCGCTTTGATGCGGTGCAACTGCTGGCAACGCTGAAAGAGGAGCGTATTACGGTTCTCCAGGGCGTGCCTGCCATGTACGCTCGCGCCTTGGAGTACCTGAAGCGTGAGCAGCGTCCGTTAGAAGCGCCCGCGCTTATCTACATCTCGGCAGGCGGCTCGCCGCTGGATAGCGATACCAAAACCCGCGTGGAAGCAGTGTTTGGCTTAACGCTGCACAATGGCTATGGCCTCACCGAAGCTAGCCCCACCATTAGCCAAACGCGTATCGACGACCGTCATGCCAGCAGCACCGTAGGCCGTGTATTGCCGCTGCTGGAGTATCGGTTGGAGCCTCTAGGCAGCAGCGGTAGTACGGAAAGCGCGGGCGAGGAGATCGGCGAGCTGTGGGTGCGTGGCCCCAATATCATGAAAGGCTATTTCCGCCAGCCGGATGCCACCCGTGCCACCTTAACGGAAGATGGTTGGCTCAATACCGGCGATATCGCCAAGCTGGATCACGATGATCAGCTCTATATCGTGGGCCGCAGTAAAGAGCTGATTATTCGCTCGGGCTTTAATATCTATCCGCCGGATGTGGAAGCGGTGATCAATGAGCACCCGGCGGTGACCTTAACCGCCGTGGTGGGGCGGCAGGTGGCCGGCAATGAAGAAGTGGTGGCGTTTGTGCAGTGTGAGCCGGACATTGAGGTCGATATGGCAGAACTTAAAGCCTTTATTGCCGAACGGCTTGCGCCCTATAAACGGCCCACCCAAATTGTCTTAATGGATGCACTGCCTTCCACTGCCAGCGGTAAGATTTTGAAAGGGCGGTTACGCGACCTGGCCCAGCAGGAGAGCGCTGTATGA
- a CDS encoding MlaE family ABC transporter permease yields the protein MPNEWITQKNGRISLHGEWTLRHYSALKRVVTQQDDFNAVSVALPGFEALDTAGAALIVDLLGVEKAKQAHEWASDLPLAQQALLMRIAEAMEAPLDVQTQPKNRITEALAATGRQVLGLWSQQRQLLAFIGLVLATFFSLLLRPRRWRFTAMVAHIQQSGLNAVPIVALLTFMVGAVVAFLGATVLADFGATVYTIDLVAFSFLREFGVLLAAILLAGRTASAFTAQLGAMKSNEEIDALQAQGLDPIELLVLPRVMAMLISLPLLAFVGMLSGLVGGAVVAALSLDISVSQFITTLQKDVSVTHFLVGLSKAPVFAFVIAVIGCLEGFKVSGSAQSVGAHTTSSVVQSIFMVILIDAMAALFFMEMGW from the coding sequence ATGCCAAACGAGTGGATCACTCAAAAGAATGGCCGCATATCGCTACATGGCGAATGGACGCTGCGCCATTATTCAGCGCTTAAGCGCGTGGTAACACAACAAGATGATTTCAATGCTGTTTCAGTGGCGCTTCCAGGTTTTGAAGCGTTAGATACCGCAGGAGCAGCGCTCATTGTTGACCTGCTAGGCGTTGAGAAAGCCAAGCAGGCGCACGAATGGGCCAGCGATCTACCCCTTGCCCAGCAAGCGTTGCTGATGCGCATCGCGGAGGCCATGGAAGCGCCTTTGGATGTTCAGACTCAGCCGAAAAATCGCATTACTGAAGCGCTGGCCGCCACTGGTCGACAAGTGCTTGGGCTATGGTCTCAGCAACGCCAATTGCTAGCGTTTATTGGTTTAGTGCTGGCCACGTTTTTTTCGTTACTGCTACGCCCTCGCCGCTGGCGCTTTACCGCCATGGTGGCCCATATACAACAAAGCGGCCTAAACGCGGTGCCTATCGTTGCGCTACTCACCTTTATGGTGGGTGCCGTCGTCGCTTTTCTGGGTGCCACAGTGCTTGCGGACTTTGGCGCCACCGTCTATACAATCGACTTAGTTGCATTCTCGTTTCTGCGTGAGTTTGGTGTTCTGCTGGCCGCTATTTTGCTCGCTGGCCGCACCGCAAGTGCATTTACGGCCCAGTTGGGTGCCATGAAGTCCAACGAAGAAATCGACGCCCTTCAAGCTCAAGGCCTAGACCCTATTGAGCTGCTCGTGCTTCCCCGTGTTATGGCAATGCTTATCAGCCTGCCACTCTTAGCCTTTGTGGGCATGCTCAGCGGCTTAGTGGGCGGCGCTGTCGTAGCCGCCCTCTCGCTGGATATTTCGGTCAGTCAGTTTATTACCACATTACAAAAAGATGTCTCCGTCACGCATTTCCTCGTCGGTTTGAGCAAAGCGCCGGTGTTTGCCTTTGTGATTGCGGTGATTGGCTGCCTGGAAGGCTTTAAAGTCAGCGGCAGCGCCCAGTCGGTGGGCGCTCATACTACCTCAAGCGTTGTGCAATCGATTTTTATGGTGATATTGATTGATGCAATGGCAGCACTGTTCTTTATGGAGATGGGCTGGTGA
- a CDS encoding 3-hydroxyacyl-CoA dehydrogenase → MSNDAVAHSFHTLGIVGTGAMGRGIAQLAAQAGLNVMLFDVKEGAVAEAKAFIHGLWQRSADKQRITQAQAEQYGERLIEARDLAALSPCDIVVEAIIEKLEVKQGLFSDLEGIVRQDAVLATNTSSLSVTAIAAACQYPERVIGFHFFNPVPLMKIVEVIPGLRTTDAITQRVNALGTAMGHFTAQATDTPGFLVNHAGRAFGTEALRILSESVADPATIDRIMVDQGGFRMGPFTLLDLTGLDVSHAVMESVYHQYYEEPRFRPSPLTRQRLSAGLLGRKTGEGFYRYVDGQQQMPEEPSINAATPCPVWISQDDPESAAALAELVNAAGWPLERGEYPSAEALCLLTPLGEDTTQCALRQGLNAEQCVAVDMLAGLDKRRSLMTSPITRSDLINAATCLLNADGTPVSTLKDSSGFVMQRVVACIVNVGADIAQQGVAAPATIDRAVELGLGYPFGPLRMGEHYGALRIMTILNNLLDATGDPRYRPSPWLRRRAALGMPLTDGPTG, encoded by the coding sequence ATGTCTAACGACGCAGTCGCCCATTCGTTCCACACTCTTGGCATTGTCGGTACAGGTGCCATGGGTAGAGGGATTGCCCAGCTCGCCGCGCAGGCGGGCCTAAACGTCATGCTCTTTGATGTTAAAGAAGGCGCGGTGGCGGAAGCGAAAGCCTTTATTCATGGGTTATGGCAGCGCAGCGCCGACAAGCAGCGTATTACTCAAGCCCAAGCCGAGCAGTACGGCGAGCGACTGATCGAAGCCCGCGACCTCGCCGCCCTCTCCCCCTGCGATATAGTGGTTGAAGCGATTATCGAGAAGCTGGAAGTCAAACAGGGGCTGTTCAGTGATTTAGAGGGCATTGTTCGCCAGGATGCCGTGCTCGCCACCAACACCTCCTCGCTGTCTGTGACCGCCATTGCTGCGGCCTGCCAGTACCCTGAGCGGGTGATTGGCTTTCACTTCTTCAATCCCGTCCCGCTCATGAAGATAGTGGAAGTGATTCCAGGTCTGCGCACCACTGACGCTATCACCCAACGTGTAAACGCCCTGGGCACTGCCATGGGCCACTTTACCGCCCAAGCCACCGACACCCCTGGCTTTCTGGTGAATCATGCTGGACGCGCCTTTGGCACCGAAGCGCTGCGTATTCTGAGCGAGAGCGTGGCCGACCCTGCTACCATTGACCGCATCATGGTGGATCAAGGCGGCTTCCGGATGGGCCCGTTCACCCTGCTAGATTTAACCGGCCTGGATGTTTCTCATGCGGTGATGGAGTCGGTGTATCACCAATATTACGAAGAGCCGCGCTTTCGACCCTCACCGCTGACTCGCCAGCGGCTCTCAGCGGGGCTGCTAGGGCGCAAAACCGGTGAAGGCTTCTACCGCTACGTGGATGGCCAACAGCAGATGCCAGAGGAGCCAAGCATTAACGCCGCAACTCCTTGCCCGGTGTGGATCAGCCAGGACGACCCAGAGAGCGCCGCCGCACTTGCCGAGCTGGTCAACGCGGCAGGCTGGCCGCTTGAACGTGGTGAATACCCATCCGCCGAGGCGCTTTGCCTGCTGACACCGCTGGGCGAAGACACCACCCAATGCGCCCTGCGCCAAGGCTTAAACGCCGAGCAGTGTGTCGCGGTGGATATGCTGGCGGGGCTGGATAAGCGCCGTAGCCTGATGACTTCCCCCATTACCCGATCGGATCTGATTAATGCGGCCACCTGCCTGCTCAATGCTGACGGCACCCCCGTCAGTACGCTTAAAGACAGCAGCGGCTTTGTAATGCAGCGGGTGGTGGCGTGCATCGTCAATGTTGGCGCAGATATCGCTCAGCAAGGCGTCGCAGCCCCCGCCACCATTGATCGTGCGGTAGAGCTTGGCCTGGGCTACCCGTTTGGCCCCCTGCGCATGGGCGAGCACTACGGCGCTTTACGGATCATGACCATTCTAAACAACCTGCTGGATGCCACCGGCGACCCTCGCTACCGCCCCAGCCCATGGCTGCGCCGCCGCGCCGCGCTGGGTATGCCCCTCACTGACGGGCCAACGGGCTGA
- a CDS encoding acyl-CoA dehydrogenase family protein: MIRDPELLNQLVDTIARFVRERLIPNEARLAEEDAVPAEILSEMKEMGLFGLSIPEEYGGLGLTMEEEALIAMEIGKTSPAFRSVFGTNNGIGAQGILIDGTEEQKAKYVPRLATGEILSSFCLTEPDSGSDAASLRTTAVRDGDHYILNGTKRYITNGPEADLFTVMARTNPDNKGAGGISAFIVEGNTPGLIRGPADNKMGQKGAHTCDIIFDNCRVPAENIIGGKEGQGFKTAMKVLDRGRLHISAVCVGVAERLVEESLRYTMERKQFGAPLAEHQLIQAMLADSKTEAYAGKTMVMDAARRKDDGENVSTLASCCKLFCAEMVGRVADRAVQVHGGAGYMSEYAVERFYRDVRLFRIYEGTTQIQQLVIARNMVREAS, translated from the coding sequence ATGATCCGTGATCCCGAACTGCTGAATCAGTTGGTTGATACCATTGCCCGCTTTGTCCGGGAGCGCTTAATTCCCAACGAGGCGCGGCTGGCCGAAGAGGACGCAGTACCTGCCGAAATTCTGTCAGAAATGAAGGAGATGGGGCTGTTCGGGCTATCGATTCCTGAGGAGTACGGTGGTTTAGGGCTCACCATGGAAGAAGAAGCCCTGATAGCCATGGAAATTGGCAAAACGTCTCCCGCGTTCCGCTCAGTATTCGGCACCAATAACGGCATCGGTGCCCAGGGGATTTTGATTGATGGCACCGAAGAGCAGAAAGCCAAATACGTGCCGCGCCTAGCTACCGGGGAAATTCTCAGCTCTTTCTGCTTAACCGAGCCGGATTCAGGCTCTGATGCCGCCAGCCTGCGTACTACCGCCGTGCGCGATGGTGATCACTATATTTTGAACGGCACCAAGCGCTATATCACCAACGGCCCGGAAGCAGACCTGTTTACCGTGATGGCGCGCACAAACCCGGACAACAAAGGCGCTGGCGGTATCTCTGCCTTTATTGTTGAGGGTAATACGCCGGGTCTTATTCGCGGCCCGGCGGATAATAAGATGGGCCAAAAGGGTGCGCATACCTGCGACATCATCTTTGATAACTGTCGTGTGCCCGCTGAAAACATCATTGGCGGCAAAGAGGGCCAAGGCTTTAAAACCGCCATGAAGGTGCTTGATCGTGGGCGCCTGCATATCTCTGCCGTGTGTGTGGGCGTGGCCGAACGCTTAGTCGAAGAGTCGTTGCGCTACACCATGGAGCGTAAGCAGTTTGGCGCGCCTTTGGCAGAGCATCAGTTGATTCAAGCGATGCTGGCGGATAGCAAAACCGAGGCCTACGCAGGTAAAACCATGGTAATGGACGCTGCGCGCCGTAAAGATGATGGCGAAAACGTTTCTACACTGGCCTCCTGCTGCAAGCTGTTCTGTGCGGAAATGGTGGGTCGCGTAGCCGACCGCGCTGTCCAGGTGCACGGTGGTGCGGGCTATATGTCGGAATACGCCGTTGAGCGCTTTTACCGCGATGTGCGTTTGTTCCGCATTTACGAAGGGACGACGCAAATTCAGCAGCTGGTGATTGCCCGGAATATGGTGCGGGAGGCGTCCTAA
- a CDS encoding ABC transporter ATP-binding protein yields MTLPETSLQPKQSDPVIRVRGLVNRFGDHTVHEDLDFTLERGEILGVVGGSGTGKSVLLRSIVGLKRPNGGTIEVLGTRLNNLSEEQRSQVERRFGVLFQRGALFSSLNLQENIALPLIEHAKLSREDAEYLARLKLSLVGLSPKTALQFPESLSGGMIKRAALARALALDPDILFLDEPTAGLDPIGAAAFDELLVTLRDALGFSVFLVTHDLDTLYAACDRVAVLSQKKVLVADTLGRVATYDDEWIQDYFQGPRGRAAQNALQQ; encoded by the coding sequence GTGACACTTCCTGAAACGTCTTTGCAGCCAAAACAAAGTGACCCAGTCATTCGAGTACGCGGATTAGTAAACCGCTTTGGCGACCACACTGTCCACGAAGACCTCGACTTTACGCTTGAACGTGGGGAGATTTTGGGTGTCGTGGGCGGGTCAGGAACGGGGAAATCGGTGCTGCTACGCAGCATTGTTGGTCTAAAGCGGCCCAATGGCGGCACTATTGAAGTGCTTGGGACACGCTTAAATAACCTAAGCGAAGAGCAACGCAGCCAAGTAGAACGTCGATTTGGCGTACTGTTCCAACGCGGAGCGCTGTTTAGCTCATTAAACTTGCAGGAAAACATTGCCTTACCACTAATTGAACACGCCAAGCTTTCCCGCGAGGATGCTGAGTATTTAGCTCGGCTCAAACTTTCGCTGGTGGGGCTTTCACCTAAAACGGCGCTGCAATTTCCTGAGTCGCTTTCTGGTGGGATGATAAAGCGTGCTGCCTTGGCCCGCGCCCTCGCGCTAGACCCTGACATTCTCTTTCTCGATGAGCCAACCGCGGGTCTTGATCCTATTGGTGCAGCCGCCTTCGACGAGCTATTAGTGACGCTGCGCGATGCATTGGGCTTTAGCGTTTTTCTAGTCACCCATGACTTGGATACGCTCTACGCTGCCTGCGACCGTGTCGCGGTTCTTTCGCAAAAAAAGGTGCTTGTCGCTGACACGCTCGGCCGCGTCGCTACATATGACGATGAGTGGATACAAGACTATTTTCAAGGCCCCAGGGGCAGAGCGGCACAAAACGCTCTTCAACAGTAG
- a CDS encoding PaaI family thioesterase, with protein sequence MSETDSAIASTTPQALMGYHELLGMHVVEWDEGRAVVELTIEPKHLNRSGNVHGGVLASMLDSALSLAGLHCDVPGNIRRGMTLSLTTTFVGPARQGVLRATGTLRGGGQKTFMTSGEIVDEQGNLVAMGEGAFRRRSGSESSQGTPDPQMREPNE encoded by the coding sequence ATGAGCGAAACAGACAGCGCGATCGCCTCAACCACGCCTCAGGCGCTAATGGGCTACCACGAATTGCTGGGCATGCACGTGGTGGAGTGGGATGAGGGGCGTGCGGTGGTGGAACTCACCATTGAGCCCAAGCACCTGAACCGCAGCGGCAACGTGCATGGTGGCGTATTGGCCTCGATGCTGGATAGCGCCCTGAGCTTGGCGGGCCTGCATTGCGATGTGCCGGGGAATATTCGTCGTGGGATGACGCTATCACTCACCACCACGTTCGTGGGGCCTGCACGGCAAGGCGTGTTGCGGGCCACGGGCACGCTGCGTGGCGGCGGGCAAAAAACCTTCATGACCAGCGGTGAGATTGTCGATGAGCAGGGAAATCTGGTGGCTATGGGGGAAGGCGCGTTTCGCCGCCGCAGCGGCAGCGAATCGTCACAAGGCACTCCCGACCCCCAGATGAGGGAGCCCAACGAGTGA